The Chlorocebus sabaeus isolate Y175 chromosome 11, mChlSab1.0.hap1, whole genome shotgun sequence genomic interval tgcacatctatgatcccaactacttggatgattgaggcaggagaactgcttgaacctaggaggaggagtttacagtgagctgaactgtactccagcctgggtgacagggtaagaatctgtttcaaaaaaaaaaaacagacttataATTACAATGAGCAACGAGGCAGGTAAATCATCTGAATGAGAAAGGTGAGTTTATCAAATGAATGGTCAGCCtgtaaaagtgaaataatatgaGAGATGACAAGCAAGGCTATTCCCTGAATAAGGAATAAAGTAATGGATGTGTCTCAAGAGACAGTGTGAGGGATGTGTAGTGATTGCTTCAGCTCTCACAGGAACCAAAGGAGAAATCCTACAGAAACACAATCCTGGAACCTTCTCATTACTACCAAAATGCCAAGTATTGACAGAGCAGGACTTCGCTGAAGGAAATCTCTCCCCACATTTTGTTCCTAGGCTTAAAAGGAAACCCGGCTCTCTTTCACGTTATTTAGCTGACTGAAAAGTCTGGGCCATGCTGACTCCTGGTGGAGACagtgggccactgcactccaaactgatGGCGAGGCTGGGCGTGGCAgttcacctctgtaatcccagcactttgggaggccaagacgggcagattgcttgaggagggtttaagaccagcccggccaaaatggtgaaaccctgtctgtattaaaaatacaagaaattagccaggcgtgatggtgcatgtctgtagtaccagctactcgggaggctgaggcaggagaatcgcttgaacccaggaggtggaggttgcagtgagttgagatcacgccactgcactccagcctgggcgacagagccagactctgtctcaaaagaaaaaaaaaaaaaaaactggtggagagaatgagccactgcactccaaaaaaTGTGggaacaaaacttttttttttttttctcagacagggtcttgctttgttgcccaggttcactgtagcctcaacctcctgggctcaagcaatcctcgtgcctcagcttcccaattagctgggactacaggtgtgtgccaccacacctggctaattctaaaatttattttgtagagctagggtctccctatgttgcccaggctggtctcgaactcctgggctcaagtgatcctctcacctcagcctcccaaagtgctgggattacaggcatgagctaccttgcCCAACCACCCTCTACTTTTATACTCATTTGTTTTAATGAGCACATATTCTGTGCTAAAGGGAACACTAAGGCCCTGGGGCACAGAGAACACAGTACTTAATCACCTTTCTTAAGAATTCACAGTCTAATGGGTGATATAGTTTCTCTCAGCAGCACTGGGGAGAATGGAGACCAGTTAGAAGGCTGATGCAGTTGATGGTGGGGGCTGGGTAGGAGTAGGGGGAATGTGATAGGGATTCAGTGACAATCAGTTATGTGAGAGGAGACAGACAAGTCAAGGACTCCATGGTTTCTGGGCAACTGGCTGAATATAGGTTGCAATTCATGAGATGCCCTCACTTGCTTAACCATTTCTGCTTTTCAAGCCATAGCTATGGCTTTTGGGAAGTCTCTTCCCACCTTTCCATATACTAAATCAGAGGCTTCACCTTTGTTTCCTTTGCATCCTGTATGACTTCAATCATGGCACCTAGTGAATCATACTGCAATTGCCCTGTGAACCCTTGAAGAAATCATGTTttgtgaaaatgaacaaagacGGTAGGCAGCAGTCATATCACGTAAAGCCTTGTGACCATGCAAGGGAATGAGGCAGGTACCTTAAAGGATTTAAGCAGGGAGGTGGCATGtctgcctgtaatgccaacattgAATTAGAAGCAGACAAATAGAAGCTGGCAGATCAGCTTAGAAGCTACTCATATTTCTACATTGAAATGAGAAAGCCTTGGTCGGgcgtagtagctcatgcctgtaatcccagaactttgggaggcagaggcgggtggattatctgaggtcaggagtttgagaaaagcctggacaacatggcaaaaccctgtctctactaaaaacacaaaaattagccgggcatggtggtgggcacctgtagtcccaactacttgggaggcggaggcaggagaatcgcttgaacctgggcagtggaggttacagtgcactgagattatgccactgcactccagcctgggtgacagagcgagactccgtctcagttaaaaaaaaaaaaaagaaaagaagtaagaaaGGCTTAAGGTCAAGGATGACAGTGGCCTGAACTAGGGCCATGTCCACGATTCAAGGCAGTTAGAACTCTGGGAGAGGAGGAACAATTTTTGGTTAATTATTTAGGCTTTTAAGTACCTAGgccagaggccaggtgtggtggctcacacctgtaatcccagcactttgggaggctgaggtgggtggatcaggagtctgagaccagactgaggtcaggagtctgagaccagactggccaacatggtgaaaccctgtctctattaaaaatacaaaaattaggccaggcgcagtggctcacatctgtaatctcagcactttgggaggctgaggtgggtgggtcacctgaggtcaggagttcaagaccagcctgaccaatatggtgaaaccctgtctctactaaaaatacaaaaattagccagatgtagtggcatgtgcctatagtcccaggtactcaggaggctgagacaagagaattccttgtacctgggaggcagaggttacagtgagccaaggtcgtaccactgcactccagcctgggcaacagagtgagactcagtctcaaaaaaaaaaaccaaccaaaaacaaaaaacaaattacccGGATGtggttggtgggcacctgtaattccggctactcaggaggctgagacaggagaattgcttgaaccccataggcggaggctgcagttagccaagatcaaaccactgtacttcagcctgggtgatagaatgacactacatctcaaaatataaatttacaaaaCATATATCTAAAATCCTTTTTTTGAGGGGTAGGAGGATGGAGGTGGGATGTATGTTGATACTGCACTGGCCAGCAGAACCTTGAGAAGTggattgatttaaaaaaatgtaggcctggcatggtggctaacacctgtaatcacagcactttgggagttaaaggtgggaggatggcttgagcccaagaattcgagaacagccggggcaacaaagtgaaacccttgtttctacaaaaaagttaaccgggcatggtgcgtgcacttgtggtcccagctacacgggaggctatagcaggaagattgcttgtgcctgggagatgaaggctgcagtgagctgtgttcgcgCCACTGTGCTGcatgcagcctgggtgacagaatgagaccctgtctcaaaaaactaaataaaatgtaatgcagATCTAAATGTTAAATATAGGCTGTTCATAATCTCCTACCTCATACACTAAACCAAAATATTGCTACTTTTGGTTAAGTTCAGAGAACTGAATGCTGAGTTAAACCATCCGTTCCTAGCCTTGAACATACAAAACCAACATTAacagtatttatgtatttagtatTAATTATAAACAACTGTGAATTACCCAATGGTTGCTATTTGCCAATATATATctagattattcttttttttttttttttttttgctttttgagatggagtcttgcctgtcaccaggctggagtgcagtggcaggatctcggctcactgcaacctccgactccctggttcaagcgattctcctgcctcagcctcccgggtggctgggattacaggcgcgcgccaccatgcccggctaatttttatacttttagtagaggcggggtttcaccatgttagccaggatggtcttgatctcctgacctcgtgctctgcctgcctcggcctcccaaagtgctgggattacaggcgtgagccaccgcgcccggtctagaTTATCCTCACTTAATTATTACTAAGGTCtgtatataatttctattttaaaaatgagaacactAAGGTTCAGAAAAGTGGAATGAGTTGCCCAAACTCACACAGTGAAGCCGGGATCAAAGCTAATTACAGtactgtttaattttaaaatctatacttTTAAGCATCTGGCAACACTACATCTCTAAAAGTTTTATGTAGTTCAAATGTGAGCAGCGTCCATCTACGCAGAAAAACTGAATAAACAGCATCAACCACCCAGTAGAATCAGAACAGAAACTGCTAACGCGGCGGCCTCCGACAGGGCGTCGCTCCTACGTCATAACACTGCGCGGCCGCCCCTTGCGCACCACGTGCTAGGGGAGCAGGCGGGCAGATGGCTGAGTCTGTAAGCGGGAGGCGTGCCCGGCTCATCCATGGCGCAAGATGGCGCTGCTTTTTGCACGTTCTTTGCGCTTGTGCCGCTGGGGAGCCAAACGATTGGGAGTTGCCtccacagaggcccagagaggtaggATTatctctttttactcttttacCTCCAGAATGGCTTCCGTCTATTATTCCCAGACCCGACTCCGAGAAGCAATTCCAACCCTCTCGGGTCTtttccctcccccacctgccttggtctctagCTTCCAAACCTGTGACACCATTTGGTTTCTTTAAATTCCAGGACTTCCTCAATCCGAGTTTCAGCTCCATGAGCTATCCATACTAAAGCGACCCCCCGACTCTCTTGCCCGCTTGGCATTCTGACTCTTCCCTAGTTGCTCGTGTCTCTTGACTGCCTGCCTCAGATCTGAATATATCACCAGCCCTAGGGTTCTAGCCCTTGTTATTATCCCGTCTTTTTTGCTCTGCCCGCAGGCGTCAGTttcaaattggaagaaaaaacCGCCCACAGCAGCCTGGCACTCTTCAGAGGTGATACGGGTGTCAAATATGGCTTGGTGGGATTGGAGCCCACCAAGGTGGCCTTGAATGTGGAGCGCTTCCGGGAGTGGGCAGTGGTGCTGGCAGACACAGCGGTCACCAGTGGCAGACACTACTGGGAAGTGACAGTGAAGCGCTCCCAGCAGTTCCGGATAGGAGTGGCAGATGTGGACATGTCCCGGGATAGCTGCATTGGTGTTGATGATCGTTCCTGGGTGTTCACCTATGCCCAGCGCAAGTggtacaccatgttggccaacgaGAAAGCCCCAATTGAGGGCATTGGGCAGCCAGAGAAGGTGGGGCTGCTGCTGGAGTATGAGGCCCAGAAGCTGAGCCTGGTGGATGTGAGCCAGGTCTCTGTGGTTCACACGCTACAGACAGATTTCCGGGGTCCAGTGGTGCCTGCCTTTGCTCTCTGGGATGGAGAGCTGCTGACCCATTCAGGGCTTGAGGTGCCCCCCGGCCTCTAGTATTTCCATTACTGGAGTCCCTAATCACGCTCTTGGCCAGCCTCCTTTTGAAAATGTCTGAAGCCTTTTTACTTTGCCTCAAGCAACCTCTAGCTCCAGCAATTCAATGTTGGGTCCTTTGTGCAATATCATAATCATCTTCCTTATCCCCTGCCTTGTGAAAGCTAGGCATACAGCCAAACCCTCCTTCTCCCACCCACCAACTACTGCCCATTTCCTAGGCTACCATGGGTGATATATCTTCCCTGACCTGCTTCCTTCAGTCCCTCTGCTTCCCTTTGCCCAGACCTTTCTCAGACTGTATTCCATCCTGGGGTCTTATCATTCAGCTTTGTTTGAATTTATTAATCACCGTGATACCTCTCCCTCCCTTTGTCCACATGTAACTTGTTTGTTCTTGGGGCTCTACCAGATCGCTGAAGAGTAAATCCTTTCTACCTCTGGCTGAAGGAGTGGTGCAGTCAATGACTTGGCCCTTTTTCTACAGCACATTCAGAGTTTGGGCTCTGGCTCCCTCAGTAAGTGCTTTATTAACTCAGTGTGTCAAAATGAAAacagccctccttccccagtAGCTCAGTGCCACAGACCTTCAGCCCCAGACAGCTGTAGCTATCGTTACCCTGAGTCCATCTACCTTAATCTATACCTCTGACACCCAGCCAGTCTGTCATAATCATTATCCCGGTTATAACCATGACCAAAGGGGAAGAGAGACACTTGGGGGATATCTAGGGTATGAGTGCTAGAAACTgttgattcttttatttattttttgagacagtctcactctgtcacacagactggagtgcagtggcatgatctcggctcactgcaacctctgcctccagggttcaagtgactctcgtgcctcagcctcctgagtagctgggattacaggtgtgtgccaccatgcctgtctaatttttatatttttagtagagatggggttttgccatgttggccaggctggtctcaaactcctggcctcatgtgatccacccaccttggcctcccaaagtgctgggattacaggtgtgggccaccacgcccggccaaaactgTTTATACTTGAGAAGTTCCATCTTCATTTCTGCCACAGTTGGAACTTCTCGAGGAAGGAGGGAGGCCTGAGGTTTTTTTGCACAATCTGTTTCAGAGCCTGTTTAGACTCAAACCTACACTTCCCTTGGCAGCAGAATATACTTAACCTAAAGCAGTATTTGGAGTTGAGAAAAACCTGGCAGGGTAAGTGAATATGTACTGTTTGGTAGAGTAGGTAGAGAAGCCGTGCTCTGACCCTGTGATTCCATCTTTTTCTACCTCGTATGATGGTGATGAAGTTTGATACCcctagggaagaaagaaggactGGGTTTAGCAAAAATGATTTgataattaaaagtttatttgaacacaaaacactttctctgtCTATAAAATTGGCTGttagcagtagcagcagcatgTCCTGGCCAAGGGGAGTAGATCTCTCCAGACTACTAAAGCCATGTACATAGCCATTCCCACTTCCCATATTCTGTGGATATATACATGTGCATGGTAGCTAGAGTCCCTCCACCAGAGTGTCTTTCTCTCATGATGGTTTCttcagggagaggaagaggagaccTGGGTGAAGAGCTGGGATGGTTTTGAGTGGGGCAAGCCATTAGGCTGTACCTTGTAGCCCATTCACTCTGAACAGCTCTACTGCAGGTGTCCACTGAGGCCCTTCTCTGTACTCTGTCTGCTGAGGGAATGGGGTATTTTGACTCTCATAGAAAGCACTAGCCTAAGTCACCACATGACTGTTGGGTCCCCACTGAAGCAGTGTAGCTCTTCATAGCATTTTTGGTGGTTATGGATTACATGTGTGGCCAGCTCGTGCTTTTTCTTGAGCAGGGGCTCTCCATGACCTGTGCTCATACCATGCTTTCTAAGTTCTCTTTAGACAGGGCCTCAgctgctgcctcagcctgagtGTCAGAGAGTGTGTAGGAATCCTGGTAATCTTGAAGCAGTTTGACCACCTCCAGATGGTTGAACTGCACAGCATCATCCAGGGGAATGTTGCCCCATCTGAAAGGAATAATGATATGATCAGGCAAAGGAGACATGGAGAGTGTGGTGGTTGTATATATTTGCATGGTGGCTGGAGGGTAGGTAGAGAAGCTGTGCCCACCCTCCTCCACTTTTAGCCTAATACTCACCTGTCCTTGGCAAAAGGATTCACTTTGCAAGCCTCGATCAGGAATTTAACAACTTCGATGTGTCCTAGGAATACgggcagaaggaaaatgagaaggCACAGGTCTTGAACCCTTTGGTGCAGACACTTAGTCACTGAAGTCTTTACCAAGAGGGGAACGGAAAAGGCTTCTTCCCATTTTGTACCCTGCAGCACCCAGTAATAGTCTAGCTGCAAAGCAAAGGGTGTCTAGATAAAACTAGTTGCTGCCCCTATAACCTTGAGAGCACATATAGCGAAGGAacttttggtgaaaaagaaagggtCTTATGATTACCCTCCCATCCTTAACCCTTCAGTACCTTCAGCTGCAGCAACATGCAGAGCTGTGCGCGAGTCATAGTCTTTCTGTTCCATATCCATGGCCGACAAGGCAAACCTGAGGGTAGTGGGAAAGCAGCTAGAGTTACCTAGATCAGACTGGAATCACAGGTGTTCTTTGTGAACTGGTGTCAGACTGGATGAGTTTCAGAGAAAGTGAAATAGCCTATACCCAGATTTGTAGGCTCTCAATAATCTTTTTTCCATACCCAGATGAGACTGTTATACCCATATTAGAGAGATGGGAATGTGATGCCAGAAATAATCACTCACTGCCTACCTGTGGTAAGTGCCCATTGGAGGCAGGGTACCTACTTCCTCGGACTCTGCTCTTAACACTCAATAACAACGGCTAACATGAATTATAGAGCAGGcagtttacttaaaaaaaaaaaatctcctttttaaaaaaaatctaatttaaatgcAATCTATATCTGTCTAATTCCAAAGCTGAAGCACTTAACTGTTTTGCTATGCTGCCTCCCAGTAAAATCTCTGACCAGgagtattttattgtgtgtatttggTCAACAGTAGCATTACCTTCGAAGAGCTGAGACATCACCACTGTAGGCCGCAAATAACAGGTTGACCACAGTCTTGTTCTGGAACACAAATCATACCCTCCTGACATTAATTGAACTCACCTATGTCAGCTCTGCCCTGTGACCTTCCTCCATGGGTGCTTAGTCAAGGGTATTGCTGAAGTGCTGAAGTGTTATGGAGTGTGctactctgaaatattttttgtttttttgtttttgtttttgagacggagtcttgctctgtcgtccaggctggagtgtagtggcgtgatcttggctcactgcaacctccacctcccggtttcaagcgattctcctgcctcagcctcccaagtagtgggaccacaggtgcgtgccaccatgtccagctaattttttgtattttcagtagagacagggtttcaccatgttagccaggatggtcttgatctgacctcgtgatccgcccgcctcggcctctcaaaattctgggattgcaggcatgagccaccgcacctggcctttgaAATATTCTTACAAGCCACCTGGAGTTTTCCTTACCCGAATTTCTCCCCCTTCACGCCGTGGGTCTAACTTCCGAGCACAGTGCCTCAGGTTGTCATAGTTGTGGAAATTGAAGAGAGACACCAACTTCTAGAATTGTAAGCCAAAGATACTGTGTATTTACTCCTTACACTTAGTAGGAActcaaaattgttttattaaaataaaagtggtaccattaaacaaatttattgcttcaaaaatattaagtacTATATGCAAAGCATCTCACCTGGCAGAAGCTGGTCCCCCTATAGCTGTTCCCCAGCTTGTCCA includes:
- the SPRYD4 gene encoding SPRY domain-containing protein 4; amino-acid sequence: MALLFARSLRLCRWGAKRLGVASTEAQRGVSFKLEEKTAHSSLALFRGDTGVKYGLVGLEPTKVALNVERFREWAVVLADTAVTSGRHYWEVTVKRSQQFRIGVADVDMSRDSCIGVDDRSWVFTYAQRKWYTMLANEKAPIEGIGQPEKVGLLLEYEAQKLSLVDVSQVSVVHTLQTDFRGPVVPAFALWDGELLTHSGLEVPPGL